The following are from one region of the Candidatus Trichorickettsia mobilis genome:
- a CDS encoding ABC transporter permease subunit: MNQLQFLGALEIGLIYALVAVAVFITFRIIDFPDLTVDGTFALGAAVSAAMITVGYNPWVATIAAILAGAVAGTVTGYLHVKWDILGLLAGILTMTALYSINLRIMQRPNIAIIDDLTVFSMSSVITITFIIVVILILLLTSFFATEFGLAIRAVGINSKVSTAYGINVGLMKIIALSLSNGIVALAGSLFTQSQGFADISMGTGVVIGGLASVIIGEAILHPKKIWIGLITCVFGSIAYRIAIALALNANDIGLEASDLNLITAALVAITMRLHKLKP; encoded by the coding sequence GTGAATCAACTACAATTTCTGGGAGCATTAGAAATAGGTTTGATCTATGCACTAGTAGCAGTTGCGGTATTTATTACCTTCAGAATCATTGACTTTCCTGATTTAACTGTTGACGGCACTTTTGCTTTAGGAGCTGCCGTATCAGCGGCAATGATTACCGTTGGTTATAACCCTTGGGTTGCTACAATAGCTGCTATTCTAGCTGGAGCTGTTGCTGGAACTGTTACTGGTTACTTACACGTTAAATGGGATATTTTAGGATTACTAGCTGGCATTCTAACAATGACTGCTTTGTATTCAATCAATTTAAGAATAATGCAAAGACCCAATATTGCTATAATTGATGATCTAACGGTTTTTAGTATGAGTTCAGTAATTACTATAACTTTTATAATAGTAGTAATCTTAATTTTATTGCTAACAAGTTTTTTTGCCACTGAATTTGGCCTCGCCATTCGAGCTGTAGGAATTAACTCTAAAGTAAGTACAGCTTACGGCATTAATGTCGGATTAATGAAAATTATTGCACTTAGCCTTAGCAATGGTATCGTGGCTCTTGCCGGTAGCCTATTTACTCAATCTCAAGGGTTTGCAGATATATCAATGGGTACAGGAGTAGTAATTGGTGGGTTGGCTTCAGTAATTATTGGGGAAGCGATATTGCATCCTAAAAAAATATGGATAGGATTAATTACCTGTGTATTTGGTTCAATAGCATATCGCATCGCAATAGCACTAGCTTTAAATGCCAATGATATTGGACTTGAGGCATCAGACTTGAATTTAATTACTGCCGCATTAGTGGCGATTACTATGCGCTTACATAAATTAAAGCCTTAA
- a CDS encoding ABC transporter ATP-binding protein: protein MIELQNINVCFNKNTKLENHVLKTINLSVLDGQFVTIIGGNGAGKSTLMNILSGDITPDSGRVLIDKQDVTKLSTAQRSCFVARVFQDPMIGTFTNLTIEENMSIASKRGSQRGLALGLNHNLREWFKESLAELGMDLEKRLNDKVASLSGGQRQALSLIMATLLGSKVLLLDEHTAALDPKIGKIIMELTNKIIKKHNLTALMITHSMAQALDYGDRTIMLYHGEVIRDMQGENRTALSPDDLIKYFDL from the coding sequence ATGATAGAATTACAGAATATTAATGTTTGTTTTAATAAAAACACCAAATTAGAAAATCATGTTTTAAAAACCATCAATCTAAGTGTATTAGATGGTCAATTTGTTACAATTATTGGTGGTAATGGTGCTGGCAAATCTACTTTAATGAATATACTATCTGGAGATATAACACCTGATAGTGGTAGAGTTTTAATTGACAAACAGGATGTAACTAAACTGTCAACTGCACAACGTTCATGTTTTGTGGCTCGCGTATTTCAAGATCCAATGATCGGAACTTTCACCAACCTGACTATAGAAGAGAATATGAGCATAGCTTCTAAGCGCGGTAGCCAGAGAGGATTAGCATTAGGGTTAAATCATAATCTGCGAGAATGGTTTAAAGAATCTCTAGCTGAGCTCGGTATGGATCTTGAGAAAAGATTAAATGATAAAGTCGCTAGCTTGTCTGGAGGACAACGTCAGGCTTTAAGTTTAATTATGGCAACATTATTAGGCTCAAAGGTTTTATTATTAGATGAGCATACTGCAGCATTAGATCCTAAAATTGGTAAAATAATAATGGAACTTACTAATAAAATCATTAAGAAACATAATCTTACAGCGCTGATGATCACTCATAGCATGGCTCAGGCTCTAGATTATGGCGATAGAACAATTATGCTTTACCACGGTGAGGTAATACGTGATATGCAAGGAGAAAATCGTACAGCTCTTTCTCCAGATGATCTGATCAAATATTTTGACTTATAG
- a CDS encoding site-specific tyrosine recombinase XerD produces MEFTEQFLEMMIAERGIAKNSVLGYKRDLLDFNIFLIDQKLSALDVNTEHINSFIKFLAAKNLQARSINRKLSTIKTYYAFLVSENYTTHNPVLIVDLPKYSSKLPLILQVAEIKELLDCCDLDKTPEGLRLKAMIHLLYASGLRVSELVSLKLSNLLKSTNKSEIKKIFTIDGKGNKERHVVINDQAISSIREYLLVRDLFIAPHNPKNMLYLFPSIAESGYMTRQNFAILLKQLAIKAGLDPNNVSPHVLRHSFASHLLEGGADLRVIQELLGHADISTTQIYTHLQTNYLKKILNECHPLNQAINDYE; encoded by the coding sequence ATGGAATTTACTGAGCAGTTTCTAGAAATGATGATTGCTGAGCGAGGGATTGCTAAAAATTCCGTGCTTGGATATAAACGTGATTTATTGGATTTTAATATTTTTCTAATTGATCAAAAATTATCTGCGCTAGATGTAAATACAGAGCACATTAATAGCTTTATTAAGTTTTTGGCGGCAAAAAATCTTCAAGCTCGATCGATCAATCGTAAATTATCTACTATAAAAACTTACTATGCTTTCTTAGTTAGCGAGAACTATACTACTCACAATCCTGTGCTGATAGTAGACTTACCAAAATATTCTTCTAAATTACCTTTAATATTGCAGGTCGCTGAAATCAAAGAGTTGCTGGATTGCTGTGATCTAGATAAAACTCCTGAAGGATTACGTCTAAAAGCAATGATTCATCTACTATATGCCAGTGGATTACGCGTATCCGAACTAGTAAGTTTAAAACTTTCAAATCTATTAAAAAGTACCAATAAATCTGAAATCAAAAAAATATTTACTATTGATGGTAAAGGTAACAAAGAAAGGCATGTAGTAATTAACGATCAAGCAATCTCTAGCATTAGGGAATATTTACTAGTACGTGACTTGTTTATTGCTCCACATAACCCCAAAAATATGCTATATCTATTTCCTTCAATAGCCGAGTCTGGATATATGACCAGACAAAATTTTGCTATTTTATTGAAACAATTGGCGATTAAAGCTGGTCTTGACCCAAATAATGTATCACCACACGTGTTGCGTCATAGTTTTGCCAGTCATTTGCTAGAAGGTGGAGCCGATCTTAGAGTAATTCAAGAATTACTTGGTCACGCCGATATTAGTACTACGCAAATTTATACACATTTGCAAACTAATTATCTTAAAAAGATCTTAAATGAATGTCATCCATTAAATCAAGCTATTAATGATTATGAATAA
- a CDS encoding ABC transporter ATP-binding protein, producing the protein MIAIIGSMFNVVVDYQIKEIIDTIALDQNANVEALLLLFVFYKFMHHGLFFIRRLLDMKFKPILLSETVTDMYTKTLGHSLHWFDSHLSGEISNKISDFQSNVLTLITHCFNALNSVGIIVIGILFLFNVSALPAVTILVFVMIYTPVITLLLKKQMQLQEQYVSARQETLGIINDSITNIFGIKIIGNIKSEFKLKLTPALLNWSDWEKKTRKFDAYFVDNADTIMVLIQSATQIYLLSYLYKTDQITAGVFAFAAMIMLKVHYTLDEFLENLLFNINPGIASIKASFDFINTKHDTPDSPNAKFLTNVRGDIKFKNVSFAYSGSQTNVLHDFNLHIEAGQRIGIVGTSGAGKTTLIKCLLRYFDVRSGEILIDEQNIISVTQESLRANISVIPQDITMFHRSILENLQLAKYDASFDEIVSACKKARVHQDIMHMVHDYNSIVGERGVKVSGGQRQRIAIARAILKNAPILILDEATSALDTPTEKLIQESLNEMLETNNATTIVIAHRLSTLLYMDRILVLEQGKIIEMGTHQELLAKAGLYKTLWDAQVGGFLPDKK; encoded by the coding sequence ATGATTGCAATCATTGGCTCCATGTTCAATGTTGTAGTTGATTATCAAATAAAAGAAATCATTGATACTATTGCCTTGGATCAAAATGCCAATGTTGAAGCTTTATTGTTGTTATTTGTTTTTTATAAATTTATGCATCATGGTCTATTTTTTATTAGGCGACTGCTGGACATGAAATTTAAGCCTATACTTCTTTCTGAGACTGTAACTGATATGTATACCAAGACTCTTGGGCATTCACTACATTGGTTTGATTCTCATCTATCCGGTGAAATCTCAAATAAAATTTCGGACTTCCAAAGTAATGTACTTACTTTAATAACTCACTGCTTTAATGCCTTAAATAGCGTGGGTATTATTGTTATAGGTATATTATTTTTATTCAATGTTAGTGCGTTACCAGCTGTAACAATTCTCGTATTTGTAATGATTTATACACCGGTAATAACGTTACTATTAAAAAAGCAAATGCAACTACAAGAACAATATGTGTCTGCTAGACAAGAGACTTTAGGGATTATTAATGATTCAATCACCAATATCTTTGGTATAAAAATTATTGGTAATATCAAGAGCGAGTTTAAACTCAAACTGACCCCTGCATTACTAAACTGGAGCGATTGGGAGAAAAAGACTCGTAAGTTTGACGCTTACTTTGTTGATAATGCTGATACTATTATGGTGCTCATCCAAAGCGCAACGCAAATTTATTTACTTAGCTATCTCTACAAAACTGATCAGATTACCGCTGGGGTTTTTGCTTTTGCAGCAATGATTATGCTTAAAGTACATTATACGCTTGATGAATTTTTAGAAAATTTATTATTCAATATTAATCCAGGAATTGCTTCAATCAAAGCATCCTTTGATTTTATTAATACTAAACATGATACTCCAGATTCTCCAAACGCTAAGTTCTTAACTAATGTACGTGGTGATATTAAATTTAAAAATGTTAGTTTTGCTTATAGTGGTAGTCAAACTAACGTGTTACATGATTTTAATTTGCATATAGAAGCTGGTCAAAGAATTGGTATTGTCGGAACTTCTGGTGCCGGCAAAACTACCTTAATCAAGTGCTTGCTAAGATATTTTGATGTACGTAGTGGCGAGATTTTGATTGATGAGCAAAATATAATCTCTGTAACTCAGGAATCTTTACGAGCAAATATATCAGTTATCCCACAAGATATTACCATGTTTCACCGATCTATTTTAGAAAATCTACAACTTGCAAAATATGATGCCAGCTTTGATGAAATTGTCAGTGCCTGTAAAAAAGCCAGAGTACACCAAGATATTATGCATATGGTACATGACTATAATTCAATTGTTGGTGAACGCGGTGTTAAGGTTAGTGGTGGCCAACGGCAACGTATTGCAATAGCCAGAGCAATTCTCAAAAATGCTCCAATTCTGATTTTAGATGAAGCTACTTCTGCACTTGATACACCTACTGAGAAATTAATTCAGGAATCACTGAATGAAATGCTTGAAACCAATAACGCTACTACCATTGTCATTGCTCATCGCCTGTCAACCTTACTATATATGGATCGAATCTTAGTGCTTGAACAAGGCAAAATCATCGAGATGGGCACTCATCAAGAATTGTTGGCAAAGGCTGGTCTCTACAAGACTCTCTGGGATGCCCAAGTTGGCGGCTTCTTACCTGATAAAAAGTAA
- a CDS encoding MFS transporter, whose product MQNTNSILQPIQPSTIEPIKKRPIYARRYNRWRIRILYSIIIGYATFYFCRQNFNIAMPVLMDHFHVTKTQLGWILTAASIVYGVGKFVNGFISDKSNARIFMACGLGLVGVVTFFSGFASSITSLGILWILNNWFQSMGWPPIARMLTHWFAPKELGTKWAIGATSHQIGGAITMVLCGYLVDKYGWEMAFFVPGVVGILIAIFLFDRLRNSPDEVDLPVVEEYKEDSINPFGNQLALTTRQLLEMVFINRLMWYVCMANMCLYVVRLGIIFWAPMFLRELKGMSLSQAGWQVAAYEILGLLGGLCAGWMSDKIFLGRRGPVGLIFMIALAIMLILFWQIPAGYELLSMCAMTLAGFFVYGPQVLIGVASADFTSKQAIGTANGLASVFAYLGSALSGVCVGWIVDSSGWDGVFLFFILSAIFGGMFFALTWNASAKKST is encoded by the coding sequence ATGCAGAATACCAATTCTATTCTTCAACCTATACAACCTTCTACCATAGAACCGATAAAGAAAAGACCGATATATGCCAGGAGATATAATCGTTGGCGTATTCGAATTTTATATTCGATTATTATTGGCTATGCTACTTTTTATTTTTGTCGTCAGAACTTTAATATCGCCATGCCGGTATTAATGGATCATTTCCATGTTACTAAAACCCAGCTTGGATGGATATTAACAGCTGCTTCGATAGTATATGGTGTCGGAAAGTTTGTTAATGGATTTATTAGCGATAAATCCAACGCCCGTATATTTATGGCATGTGGCCTTGGCTTAGTTGGAGTAGTAACTTTTTTTTCGGGATTTGCTTCTAGTATTACAAGTTTAGGAATTTTATGGATTTTAAATAATTGGTTTCAATCTATGGGATGGCCGCCAATAGCGCGGATGTTAACACACTGGTTTGCGCCAAAAGAATTAGGCACTAAGTGGGCGATAGGAGCTACCTCGCATCAGATTGGTGGTGCTATAACTATGGTTTTGTGTGGATATTTAGTGGATAAATATGGCTGGGAAATGGCTTTTTTCGTCCCTGGAGTAGTAGGTATATTAATCGCCATTTTTTTATTTGATCGATTAAGAAACTCACCGGATGAAGTTGATTTACCAGTAGTAGAAGAATACAAAGAAGATAGTATTAATCCTTTTGGTAATCAGCTTGCGCTGACCACACGTCAATTATTAGAAATGGTATTTATAAATAGATTAATGTGGTACGTTTGTATGGCAAATATGTGTTTATATGTGGTACGTTTAGGTATTATATTTTGGGCACCAATGTTTTTACGCGAATTAAAAGGTATGAGCTTGTCTCAGGCGGGGTGGCAAGTAGCAGCATACGAGATCTTAGGGTTATTGGGCGGTCTTTGTGCAGGTTGGATGTCGGATAAAATTTTCTTAGGGAGACGCGGACCAGTAGGGTTAATTTTTATGATAGCATTGGCAATCATGCTGATTTTATTTTGGCAAATACCAGCAGGTTATGAATTACTTAGTATGTGTGCTATGACTTTAGCTGGTTTTTTTGTATATGGACCACAAGTGCTAATAGGGGTTGCTTCTGCTGATTTTACTAGTAAACAGGCTATTGGTACTGCTAATGGCTTGGCTAGCGTATTTGCTTACCTTGGTTCGGCATTATCAGGAGTATGCGTGGGTTGGATAGTTGACTCTTCAGGTTGGGATGGAGTTTTTTTATTTTTTATTCTCTCAGCAATATTTGGCGGAATGTTTTTTGCTTTGACTTGGAATGCCAGTGCCAAAAAAAGCACTTAA
- a CDS encoding glycosyltransferase family 4 protein, with protein MKIINVTFTTRIGGLEQVFLDYNECIKSTNNQIISLVHKKSLLIPLITAPYYAVNNFSKYDIITLVKIYTIINKENPDLIITHGNRAHYMLTQVIRHRLLIHNLLNKPLGANKIKVDIPIIGICHDYSFAHIIRCNYIISVSNDMRQQLISKGYPVDQIFHIPNMIKIPADLTYSPPQPKAIPVIGILARLEKIKGVDIFVKALASLKQQNVVFKAKIAGNGVEYNNIKNLIYKYNLHNEIKMIGWIDNKKDFFNSIDILCVPSRYEPFGLVILESFLHSIPVIVSNVPGPMEIVQHGINGLVFESENHDDLSDAIKRLIEEQELAKYLTLSAFERIKTYDMVEISSRLVKFFQNVCLINAVNQ; from the coding sequence ATGAAAATAATTAATGTTACTTTTACGACTCGTATTGGAGGTTTGGAACAGGTATTCTTAGATTATAATGAATGTATAAAGTCCACAAATAATCAAATTATCTCCTTAGTACATAAGAAATCGCTATTAATACCATTAATTACTGCTCCTTATTATGCAGTAAATAATTTTTCAAAATACGATATCATAACACTGGTTAAGATATATACTATCATCAATAAGGAAAATCCGGATTTAATAATCACTCATGGAAATCGAGCGCATTATATGTTGACCCAAGTTATTCGCCATAGATTATTAATTCATAATTTATTAAATAAACCTCTTGGCGCTAATAAAATTAAAGTAGACATTCCTATTATCGGTATATGTCATGATTACAGCTTTGCTCATATTATCCGTTGCAATTATATTATATCTGTTAGCAATGATATGCGCCAACAGTTAATATCTAAAGGATATCCTGTAGATCAAATATTTCATATTCCTAATATGATAAAAATACCAGCTGACCTCACTTATTCTCCTCCGCAACCTAAAGCTATCCCAGTAATTGGTATACTCGCACGTTTAGAAAAAATAAAAGGAGTGGATATTTTTGTTAAAGCTTTAGCTTCATTAAAACAACAAAATGTAGTTTTTAAGGCAAAAATTGCCGGAAATGGTGTCGAATATAATAATATAAAAAATTTGATATATAAATATAATTTACATAATGAAATTAAAATGATAGGCTGGATAGATAATAAAAAAGATTTTTTCAATAGCATAGATATACTGTGTGTACCATCTCGGTACGAACCTTTCGGGTTAGTGATCTTGGAAAGTTTTTTACACTCAATTCCGGTAATTGTGAGTAATGTCCCTGGGCCTATGGAAATTGTACAACATGGCATAAATGGTCTGGTTTTTGAGTCTGAAAACCATGATGATTTAAGCGATGCAATTAAACGCCTCATAGAGGAGCAAGAACTAGCAAAATATCTTACTTTATCAGCCTTTGAGCGAATAAAAACATATGATATGGTTGAGATTAGCTCAAGATTAGTCAAGTTTTTTCAAAATGTATGTTTAATTAATGCAGTAAATCAATGA
- a CDS encoding DUF2608 domain-containing protein — MNHLIVSITFLLYIILNYAQAEVIQTSSLIPIETAVNNSNEHTLLIFDVQEVLMVAQDQVLTPAHKVERKKIKQQLLSHLPTKDTETIESIILIDYKPVLVDPNIVNLIALAKSKQIKTLALTSGYTGKFGKIDNRENLRIEKLKALGIDFSSSFPQIPTLSFSYLQDLHHTKYTPMFKQGIIFTCRLPKGEVLEAFLIHVKSPVKKIIFVDNRLKNVMSVESFCKSKGIEFQGFVYEAVKTRPKSPLNQQLATYQFNTLVKQQHWLSELEIQAQLKQ, encoded by the coding sequence ATGAATCATCTAATTGTTAGCATCACCTTCTTATTGTATATTATATTAAACTATGCGCAAGCAGAAGTAATTCAGACCAGTAGTTTAATTCCTATCGAAACGGCAGTTAATAACTCCAATGAACATACTCTGTTAATATTTGATGTCCAAGAAGTGTTAATGGTTGCACAAGACCAAGTGCTAACTCCTGCTCATAAAGTTGAAAGAAAAAAAATTAAGCAACAACTCCTCTCTCATCTACCTACAAAAGATACTGAAACTATCGAAAGTATCATCTTGATAGATTATAAGCCAGTCTTAGTTGACCCTAACATAGTAAATTTAATAGCTCTTGCAAAGTCAAAGCAAATCAAGACACTAGCTTTAACTAGTGGATATACCGGTAAATTTGGTAAAATTGATAATCGAGAAAACTTACGTATTGAAAAATTAAAAGCTTTAGGTATTGATTTTAGCTCTAGTTTTCCACAGATACCGACATTATCTTTTTCGTACTTACAAGACCTGCATCATACGAAATACACCCCAATGTTTAAACAAGGTATAATTTTTACCTGTAGATTACCAAAAGGTGAAGTGCTGGAGGCATTTCTTATACATGTAAAATCTCCAGTAAAGAAAATTATCTTTGTTGACAATAGGCTTAAAAACGTAATGTCTGTAGAATCATTCTGCAAAAGCAAAGGCATAGAGTTTCAAGGATTTGTGTATGAAGCCGTGAAAACAAGGCCTAAATCACCATTAAATCAACAATTGGCCACTTATCAATTTAATACATTAGTAAAACAACAACATTGGTTGAGTGAACTAGAAATACAAGCACAGTTAAAGCAATAA
- a CDS encoding efflux RND transporter periplasmic adaptor subunit, translating into MLHKLILALIMMLFSININAAWQKPIFIKPVMVCSVELFDKFNVAGLLRNDKNHDYYANVAGIVDFISQQQGQKIAKGDLIIGIDRALAETIRSKAQAALHLANVSYIRDQALFTKKVISFDTLDKSKLALEQAKYELAQAINTYNNMVITAPFDGEIGVSKLRMGDHVNIGDYLFSIVAGQAKTIILELPESLRKAVHTNTEVKITDSFGNVATSNVSSISQYLSENGTVRIQVNLNDKPQFTHGSYVQAELTINKHQGLAVPSLAVLQNENGNFVYQIGDNNLIKQVYVKLGTRTNNLIEIISDNLNEGDQIVLEGLTKVQDGVTVKILD; encoded by the coding sequence ATGTTGCATAAACTAATCTTAGCTCTTATTATGATGCTTTTTTCAATAAACATTAATGCAGCCTGGCAAAAACCAATATTTATTAAGCCAGTAATGGTGTGTTCAGTAGAGTTATTTGATAAGTTCAATGTTGCTGGTCTTCTTCGTAACGATAAAAATCATGATTATTATGCTAATGTTGCAGGGATTGTTGACTTTATTTCACAACAACAGGGGCAGAAAATTGCAAAAGGCGATTTAATTATAGGCATTGATCGTGCGCTTGCTGAAACTATTCGTAGTAAGGCTCAAGCGGCCTTGCACCTAGCAAATGTATCATACATACGTGATCAGGCTTTATTTACCAAAAAAGTGATTAGTTTTGACACGCTGGATAAATCAAAACTTGCGCTTGAGCAAGCTAAGTATGAGCTGGCACAAGCTATAAATACATATAATAATATGGTTATTACAGCACCGTTTGATGGAGAAATTGGTGTTTCAAAGTTAAGGATGGGTGATCATGTTAATATAGGGGATTATTTATTTAGCATAGTAGCCGGCCAAGCCAAAACTATTATATTAGAGTTGCCAGAATCTTTGCGTAAAGCAGTACACACTAATACTGAAGTGAAAATTACTGACAGCTTTGGTAATGTAGCTACTAGTAATGTCAGCTCAATTTCACAATATTTATCTGAGAATGGTACGGTGAGAATACAAGTTAATCTTAATGATAAACCGCAATTTACTCATGGTAGCTACGTACAAGCAGAATTAACTATCAATAAACATCAAGGGCTTGCAGTACCATCACTTGCTGTACTACAAAATGAAAATGGTAATTTTGTTTATCAAATTGGTGATAATAATTTAATAAAACAAGTATATGTTAAACTTGGTACTCGTACTAATAATTTGATAGAAATAATTTCTGATAATTTAAACGAGGGTGATCAAATCGTGCTTGAAGGACTTACTAAAGTTCAAGATGGTGTAACTGTTAAAATATTGGATTAA
- a CDS encoding TrbC/VirB2 family protein yields MNFLNFRLELDRDLVWHLFLALCTISLVLMMTDVALASASTSLDPNDVVGATLCRLVKNLSGGIARGIATLAIFAVGVGLFLGKLNWGIAAATAAGVGIIFSAPKLVGFLSGDGNLATCPVS; encoded by the coding sequence ATGAATTTTTTAAATTTTCGCTTGGAACTAGATCGTGATCTAGTGTGGCATCTGTTTTTGGCGCTTTGTACAATCAGTTTGGTGTTAATGATGACCGATGTAGCATTAGCAAGCGCCAGTACATCTTTGGATCCGAATGACGTAGTAGGTGCAACATTATGTCGTTTGGTCAAAAATTTATCAGGTGGTATCGCACGTGGTATTGCAACTCTAGCTATTTTTGCCGTTGGTGTTGGCTTATTCCTTGGTAAGCTAAACTGGGGTATAGCTGCTGCTACTGCTGCTGGTGTTGGTATAATATTTAGTGCACCTAAATTAGTAGGTTTCTTATCTGGTGATGGTAATTTAGCTACCTGTCCAGTATCTTAA